A genome region from Deinococcus betulae includes the following:
- a CDS encoding MFS transporter: MPGVRTPPVPFRPSAAQLGLVAANFLMWGGFFAVIPLVTVHFSGPVAQGGLGWAAASVGLVLGLRQLTQQGLTVFGGAWADRLGPKPLIVWGCALRTLGFAWMGFSDSLPELLASALLAGVGGGLFDAPKSAAITQVTHPDHRTRMFSLTSLSGNAGMVTGPLLGTALLGLGFRTAALVAASVYVLAGLVLVVTLPHLRPEGRPGSSLAGLRQAAKDTRFRRFTLVLIGYFILSTQINVAVTLKAISLAGPGATGPLYGLSAGLAVLLQYPLLRLVERWLPVRTALVTAVALVGLSLGLMSLAGTFPALLACVALYSLGTMIVYPTQQTLTARFAPGALVGSYFGFSAISLGVGGAAGSVLGGALVDTGAHLGLSALPWLTLAAIGGVSAVGLAWALRGFDGGPDGDAADS; encoded by the coding sequence CTGCCCGGCGTGAGGACACCCCCCGTTCCCTTTCGCCCCTCGGCGGCGCAGCTGGGCCTCGTGGCCGCCAACTTTCTGATGTGGGGCGGTTTCTTTGCCGTGATTCCCCTCGTCACGGTGCACTTCAGCGGTCCAGTGGCCCAGGGCGGGCTGGGCTGGGCGGCGGCCAGCGTGGGGCTGGTGCTGGGCCTGCGCCAGTTGACCCAGCAGGGCCTGACCGTATTTGGCGGCGCCTGGGCCGACCGCCTGGGGCCAAAACCGCTGATCGTCTGGGGCTGCGCGCTGCGGACCCTGGGCTTTGCCTGGATGGGCTTTTCGGACAGCCTGCCCGAGCTGCTCGCTTCGGCGCTGCTGGCTGGGGTGGGGGGCGGCCTGTTTGACGCGCCCAAGAGTGCGGCCATTACCCAGGTGACCCACCCCGACCACCGCACCCGCATGTTCAGCCTGACCAGCCTGTCGGGCAACGCCGGCATGGTGACGGGGCCCCTCCTCGGCACCGCGCTGCTGGGCCTGGGCTTCCGAACTGCGGCGCTGGTGGCGGCCAGCGTATACGTGCTGGCGGGCCTGGTGCTGGTCGTCACCCTGCCGCACCTGCGCCCCGAGGGCCGCCCTGGCAGCAGCCTGGCGGGCCTGCGGCAGGCCGCGAAAGACACCCGGTTTCGGCGCTTCACGCTGGTCCTGATTGGCTATTTCATCCTGAGCACGCAAATCAACGTGGCGGTCACCCTCAAGGCCATCAGCCTGGCGGGGCCGGGGGCCACGGGGCCGCTGTACGGCCTCTCGGCGGGACTGGCCGTCTTGCTGCAGTATCCGCTGCTGCGCCTGGTCGAGCGCTGGCTGCCGGTCAGAACGGCGCTGGTTACCGCCGTGGCCCTGGTGGGCCTCAGCCTGGGGCTGATGAGCCTGGCAGGCACCTTTCCGGCGCTGCTCGCCTGCGTGGCGCTCTATAGCCTGGGCACCATGATCGTGTACCCCACCCAGCAGACCCTGACCGCGCGCTTTGCGCCGGGCGCGCTGGTGGGCAGTTACTTCGGGTTCTCAGCCATCAGCCTGGGCGTGGGAGGGGCCGCCGGCAGCGTGCTGGGGGGCGCGCTGGTGGATACGGGCGCTCACCTGGGCCTGAGCGCCCTGCCGTGGTTGACCCTGGCGGCCATCGGGGGCGTCAGTGCAGTAGGCCTGGCCTGGGCGCTGCGAGGCTTTGATGGTGGCCCGGATGGAGATGCGGCCGACAGTTGA